One region of Elstera cyanobacteriorum genomic DNA includes:
- the kdpF gene encoding K(+)-transporting ATPase subunit F, whose product MSLDLILGGATALGLLAYLLAALLRPERF is encoded by the coding sequence ATGAGCCTCGATCTAATCCTCGGCGGCGCCACGGCCCTCGGGCTGCTCGCCTATCTGCTGGCCGCCCTGCTGCGGCCCGAGCGTTTTTAG
- the kdpA gene encoding potassium-transporting ATPase subunit KdpA → MTITGWALIALFCLLILMLTRPTGGYLTRVFAGERVVLTPVMGRLERGFYAAAGVSPKAGQGWVAYTVSMLVMNGAGAVLLYTILRLQDVLPLNPQGFGAVSPDLAFNTAVSFVTNTNWQSYGGETTLSHFSQMAGLTVQNFLSAATGICLAVAVIRGFAAKSARDLGNFWVDLTRCTLYVLLPISFIAALFFVWQGVPQTLAAGAEAVTLEGTRQTLSLGPVASQLAIKMLGTNGGGFFNANSTHPFENPTALSNLVQMLLIFVLGAGLTNSFGRMVGNEKQGWAIFAAMGVLFLIGTAVVYGVEASGNPILAQMGVTGGNFEGKEVRFGLAATALFTVITTAASCGAVNAMIDSFLPLGGMIPLINMQLGEIIVGGVGSGLYGMLVFAVLAVFIAGLMVGRTPEYLGKKIEKAEVAMAMLSMLVLPLSILGFTALIGFLPAGLASLQDAGPHGFSEALYAYTSATANNGSAFAGFNANTPLHNTLLGVAMLLGRFAMLVPVMAVAGSLARKTPQPASPGSFPTDTPLFVGLLVGVILIVGGLTYFPSLALGPIAEHLALAAGQLF, encoded by the coding sequence ATGACAATTACTGGATGGGCGCTGATCGCGCTCTTTTGCCTTTTAATTCTGATGCTGACCCGGCCCACGGGCGGCTATCTCACCCGCGTTTTTGCCGGGGAGCGCGTGGTGCTGACCCCCGTGATGGGGCGGCTGGAGCGCGGTTTTTATGCGGCGGCGGGCGTGTCGCCGAAAGCCGGGCAGGGCTGGGTTGCCTATACCGTTTCGATGCTGGTGATGAATGGGGCGGGGGCCGTGCTGCTCTACACCATTCTGCGCTTGCAGGACGTACTGCCGCTGAACCCCCAGGGTTTCGGCGCCGTTTCGCCCGACCTTGCCTTCAACACGGCGGTCAGCTTCGTCACCAACACGAACTGGCAGTCTTATGGCGGCGAGACCACCCTGAGCCATTTCAGCCAGATGGCCGGGCTGACCGTGCAGAATTTCTTGTCCGCCGCGACCGGAATCTGCCTTGCGGTGGCGGTCATCCGGGGCTTCGCCGCTAAATCGGCGCGGGATTTGGGGAATTTCTGGGTCGATCTCACCCGCTGCACCCTCTATGTGCTGCTACCGATTTCCTTCATCGCGGCGCTGTTCTTCGTCTGGCAGGGCGTGCCGCAGACGTTGGCGGCCGGTGCCGAAGCGGTGACTTTGGAAGGCACGCGCCAGACCCTCAGCCTCGGGCCGGTCGCCTCGCAACTCGCCATCAAGATGCTCGGCACCAACGGCGGCGGTTTCTTTAACGCCAACTCCACCCATCCGTTTGAAAACCCAACCGCCCTGTCGAACCTTGTGCAGATGCTGCTGATTTTCGTCCTCGGCGCTGGGCTGACCAACAGTTTCGGGCGCATGGTCGGCAATGAAAAGCAGGGCTGGGCGATTTTCGCCGCCATGGGGGTGCTGTTCTTGATCGGCACGGCGGTTGTTTACGGTGTCGAAGCCTCTGGCAATCCGATCCTGGCGCAGATGGGCGTCACGGGCGGCAATTTCGAAGGCAAGGAAGTCCGCTTCGGTCTGGCGGCCACCGCGCTGTTCACCGTTATCACCACCGCCGCCTCCTGCGGGGCGGTCAACGCTATGATCGATAGTTTCCTGCCGCTCGGCGGCATGATCCCGCTGATCAATATGCAACTCGGCGAGATTATCGTCGGCGGTGTCGGCTCCGGCCTCTATGGCATGCTGGTCTTTGCCGTGCTGGCGGTTTTCATCGCCGGGCTGATGGTCGGGCGCACGCCGGAATATCTCGGCAAGAAGATCGAGAAGGCGGAAGTGGCGATGGCGATGCTGTCGATGCTCGTGCTGCCGCTCTCGATTCTCGGCTTTACCGCGCTGATCGGCTTCCTGCCGGCAGGCCTTGCCAGTTTGCAGGACGCCGGGCCGCATGGGTTTTCGGAAGCGCTTTACGCCTATACCTCCGCGACCGCGAACAACGGGTCGGCCTTTGCGGGCTTCAACGCTAATACCCCCCTGCATAATACGCTGCTGGGGGTCGCCATGCTGCTGGGGCGCTTTGCCATGCTGGTGCCGGTGATGGCGGTGGCGGGATCGTTGGCACGGAAAACCCCGCAACCAGCCTCCCCCGGCAGTTTCCCGACCGATACCCCCTTATTCGTCGGCCTTTTGGTTGGGGTGATCCTGATCGTCGGCGGGCTGACCTACTTCCCTTCGCTCGCGCTGGGGCCGATTGCCGAACATCTGGCACTGGCCGCCGGGCAACTTTTCTAA
- the kdpB gene encoding potassium-transporting ATPase subunit KdpB: MSKRPLISLADPAILVPAMGQAFTKLNPRALARNPVLFVVAVVALVTNLLLARDLIIGAGGTGFTAQITAWLWFTVLFGTFAEAVAEGRGRAQADSLRKTRTETTARRKTAGGETETVSALDLKPGDVVIVEALEIIPSDGEVIQGVASVDESAITGESAPVIRESGGDRSAVTGGTRVLSDELTIRITAARGSTFLDRMISLVEGAQRQKTPNEIALSILLAGLSIIFLLAVATVPGFAAYSSGSISVVVLIALFVTLIPTTIGALLSAIGIAGMDRLVRFNVLATSGRAVEAAGDVDTLLLDKTGTITLGNRVASDFLPLPGVEAKRLAEAAMLASLSDETPEGRSITVLAKDNFGLRALDMADRGAKFIPFSANTRMSGIDIGARQIRKGAADAVIAWSGGKAPAALTASVEAVAKSGGTPLVVAEGGQPLGVVHLKDVVKGGIRERFSELRRMGIRTVMITGDNPLTAAAIAAEAGVDDFLAQATPEAKLKLIRDEQAKGKLVAMCGDGTNDAPALAQADVGVAMNTGTVAAREAGNMIDLDSDPTKLIEIVGIGKQLLMTRGALTTFSIANDVAKYFAIIPAMFIGLYPQLSALNIMGLATPSSAILSAVIFNALIIVALIPLALRGVTYRPQGAAALLRRNLLIYGLGGLIVPFIGIKLIDLAVSALGLA, translated from the coding sequence ATGAGCAAACGTCCTCTTATTTCGCTGGCCGATCCGGCGATCTTGGTTCCGGCGATGGGCCAGGCGTTCACCAAACTGAACCCGCGCGCGCTGGCCCGGAATCCCGTTCTTTTCGTCGTGGCTGTGGTGGCCTTGGTGACGAATCTTCTATTAGCCCGCGATCTGATCATCGGTGCGGGCGGTACGGGTTTTACGGCACAGATCACCGCTTGGCTGTGGTTCACTGTGCTGTTCGGCACGTTTGCCGAAGCGGTTGCCGAGGGGCGCGGGCGCGCCCAGGCCGATAGCCTGCGCAAAACCCGCACCGAAACCACGGCCCGCCGCAAGACCGCGGGCGGCGAGACGGAAACCGTCTCCGCCCTCGACCTTAAGCCCGGCGACGTGGTGATTGTCGAGGCGCTGGAAATCATCCCCTCCGATGGGGAGGTAATCCAAGGCGTTGCCTCCGTCGATGAAAGCGCGATTACCGGCGAAAGCGCCCCGGTGATCCGCGAAAGCGGCGGCGACCGCTCGGCGGTCACGGGCGGCACGCGGGTTCTATCCGATGAACTGACGATCCGCATTACCGCCGCGCGCGGCTCCACCTTCCTCGACCGCATGATTTCCCTGGTCGAAGGCGCGCAGCGGCAGAAGACGCCGAACGAGATTGCCCTGTCGATCCTGCTGGCGGGCCTGTCCATCATCTTCCTGCTGGCGGTGGCGACCGTGCCGGGCTTTGCCGCCTATAGCAGCGGCAGCATCTCCGTCGTCGTGCTGATTGCGCTCTTCGTAACGCTTATCCCCACGACGATTGGCGCCCTGCTGTCCGCCATCGGCATCGCCGGGATGGACCGCTTGGTGCGCTTCAACGTGCTCGCCACCTCGGGCCGCGCAGTGGAGGCGGCGGGGGATGTTGATACGCTGCTGCTGGATAAGACCGGCACGATCACGCTGGGTAACCGCGTGGCGTCCGACTTCTTGCCGCTACCAGGCGTCGAGGCCAAGCGGCTGGCGGAGGCGGCGATGCTGGCATCCTTGTCGGACGAAACGCCGGAAGGTCGCTCGATCACGGTGTTGGCAAAGGATAACTTTGGCCTGCGGGCGCTCGATATGGCCGACCGTGGCGCCAAATTCATCCCCTTTTCCGCCAATACGCGCATGAGCGGGATCGACATTGGCGCGCGGCAGATCCGCAAAGGCGCGGCGGATGCCGTTATTGCCTGGAGCGGCGGCAAGGCCCCGGCGGCGCTGACGGCCAGTGTGGAAGCGGTCGCTAAATCCGGCGGCACGCCGCTGGTAGTGGCGGAAGGTGGCCAGCCGCTCGGCGTCGTTCACCTCAAAGACGTGGTGAAGGGCGGCATTCGTGAGCGGTTTTCCGAACTGCGGCGCATGGGCATCCGCACGGTGATGATCACCGGCGATAATCCGCTGACCGCCGCCGCCATCGCGGCCGAGGCGGGGGTGGATGATTTCCTCGCGCAAGCCACGCCGGAAGCAAAACTAAAGCTGATCCGCGACGAACAGGCCAAGGGCAAGCTGGTCGCCATGTGCGGCGACGGCACCAACGATGCGCCCGCCCTCGCCCAGGCCGACGTCGGCGTTGCGATGAATACCGGCACCGTGGCGGCGCGCGAGGCGGGCAATATGATCGACCTCGACAGCGACCCCACGAAGCTGATCGAAATCGTCGGCATCGGCAAACAGTTGCTGATGACGCGCGGGGCGCTGACGACCTTCTCCATCGCCAATGATGTCGCGAAATATTTCGCCATCATCCCGGCGATGTTCATCGGCCTGTACCCGCAATTGTCGGCGCTGAACATCATGGGGCTGGCGACGCCCAGCAGTGCCATCCTGTCCGCCGTTATCTTCAATGCCCTCATCATCGTCGCCCTGATCCCGCTTGCCTTGCGCGGCGTTACCTATCGGCCCCAGGGCGCGGCGGCACTGCTGCGGCGCAATCTGCTGATCTACGGCCTCGGCGGCCTGATCGTGCCCTTCATCGGCATCAAGCTGATCGATTTGGCCGTTTCCGCCCTCGGGTTGGCTTAA
- the kdpC gene encoding potassium-transporting ATPase subunit KdpC has translation MLTFLRPALVVLGGMSLLLGLLYPAAVTGIAQVAFPSEANGSLIEQGGRIVGSRLIGQNFTEARYFHGRPSATSGTDANGNSVALPYNGAASGGSNLGPTSRALVERVAADVTALETKAPVPADLVTASGSGLDPHISPEAALIQVERVAAARALPPSVVREIVAQTLETPLIGVIGEPRVNVLALNLALDALARPKNAP, from the coding sequence ATGCTTACGTTTCTACGTCCTGCCCTGGTGGTTTTGGGTGGTATGAGCCTGCTACTCGGCCTTTTGTACCCGGCGGCGGTGACCGGTATCGCCCAAGTGGCTTTCCCGTCTGAGGCGAATGGCTCTTTGATCGAGCAAGGGGGCCGTATCGTCGGCTCCCGCCTGATCGGGCAGAATTTTACCGAGGCGCGCTATTTCCACGGTCGGCCCTCGGCCACCTCCGGGACGGATGCCAACGGCAATAGCGTCGCACTGCCCTACAATGGCGCGGCGTCGGGCGGCTCTAACCTCGGTCCAACCTCGAGGGCCCTGGTGGAGCGGGTGGCGGCGGATGTGACGGCGCTGGAGACCAAGGCCCCCGTGCCCGCCGATCTCGTCACGGCGTCGGGCAGCGGGCTTGATCCGCATATCTCGCCGGAAGCGGCGCTGATCCAAGTGGAGCGGGTGGCCGCCGCCCGCGCCCTGCCGCCCTCCGTGGTGCGGGAGATTGTGGCGCAAACCCTCGAAACCCCGCTGATTGGGGTAATCGGCGAGCCGCGCGTGAATGTGCTGGCGCTCAATCTGGCGCTTGATGCGCTAGCCCGCCCGAAAAACGCGCCGTAA
- a CDS encoding sensor histidine kinase, giving the protein MTTPESHAPEPRPDPEALLALAEREGRGRLRIFLGAAPGVGKTYEMLRIARQRRREGVDMVVGIVETHGRAETARMLAGLEAVPLRETVYKGRPLREMDLDAILARRPALVLVDELAHTNAPGSRHPKRYLDVEEILAAGIDVFTTLNVQHVESLNDVVARITRIRVRETVPDSIIDRADEIELVDVTPETLRQRLAEGKVYVKEQAQRALQHYFSPANLTALRELALRRTAERVDAQMRDFMQTHAIAGPWETGDRLLVCIDHRAAPDLLIRQTRRMADRLRCPWGVLHVEIPSPLGTPDAARTRIAEAMRLAEQLGAETVTLPGRRVAEDILAYARAHNVTQIVLGHRRLPRWRRWLAGSVTQDLVRKSHDIGLRIVPLGAGAALEPIIPAWPPLRALAEAVLITSAATLLAAGLDRIIEVTNLALVFLTGVLLVSVRRGLGASLFAAVLSVLAYNFLFLPPLYTFTIADPANVVALVAFFVTALVTSNLAARTRAQGTVAAQRAKVTADLYSFSRKLAAIGTMDDLLWAISHQIAAMLRVHTVVLLPEGGRLVVRAGYPPEDELDAADLAAAEWAFGKGQETGRDSDTLPGARWLFLPLRTERETLGVLGLDRAERGRPILSQDERRLLIALADQAAIAIERITLAGAVDEARLLAETEKLRAALLTSISHDLRTPLATIIGSVTALRRFGPQVAEVARDELLETVQTEAERLNRFVGNLLDMMRLEAGALAPKQELFDLAEGVGTALARTKALLAQHRIETDLPDDLPMVRLDHVLFEQVLVNLLDNAAKYAPPGTRIRLAAARVAAGIELRVEDEGPGIPPDQRGSIFDRFQRLDMSDAAPGGSGLGLAICRGFIDAMGGAIEAQAAPGGGAAFVISLPASLIDVSPHRD; this is encoded by the coding sequence ATGACGACGCCTGAGTCCCACGCCCCCGAGCCGCGCCCCGATCCCGAGGCGCTGCTGGCCCTTGCCGAGCGCGAGGGGCGGGGGCGCCTGCGCATTTTCCTTGGCGCGGCGCCGGGGGTGGGCAAGACTTACGAGATGCTGCGCATCGCCCGGCAGCGGCGGCGCGAGGGCGTCGATATGGTCGTCGGCATTGTCGAAACCCACGGGCGGGCGGAAACCGCGCGGATGCTGGCGGGGTTGGAGGCGGTGCCGCTGCGCGAGACGGTCTATAAAGGCCGCCCGCTGCGCGAGATGGACCTTGACGCTATCCTCGCCCGTCGCCCCGCGCTGGTGCTGGTCGATGAACTGGCGCATACCAACGCCCCTGGCTCCCGCCATCCCAAACGCTATTTGGATGTCGAGGAAATCCTGGCGGCTGGAATTGACGTCTTTACGACGCTGAACGTCCAGCATGTCGAAAGCCTGAACGATGTGGTGGCGCGCATTACCCGGATCCGCGTGCGGGAAACCGTACCGGATTCGATCATCGACCGTGCCGATGAAATCGAACTGGTCGATGTGACGCCCGAAACCCTGCGTCAGCGCTTGGCGGAGGGGAAAGTCTATGTGAAGGAGCAGGCGCAGCGCGCCCTGCAGCATTATTTTTCCCCCGCCAATCTGACCGCCCTGCGCGAACTGGCCCTGCGCCGAACGGCGGAGCGGGTGGACGCGCAGATGCGCGATTTTATGCAGACCCATGCCATCGCCGGGCCGTGGGAGACTGGGGACCGGTTGCTAGTCTGCATCGACCATCGCGCCGCCCCCGATCTGCTGATCCGCCAGACCCGCCGCATGGCCGACCGGTTGCGCTGCCCCTGGGGTGTGTTGCACGTCGAAATCCCCAGCCCACTTGGCACGCCCGACGCGGCGCGCACGCGGATTGCCGAAGCGATGCGGCTGGCGGAGCAATTGGGGGCGGAAACGGTGACCCTGCCGGGGAGGCGAGTAGCGGAGGATATTCTCGCCTATGCCCGCGCGCACAATGTAACGCAGATCGTGCTGGGCCATCGGCGCCTGCCGCGTTGGCGGCGCTGGCTGGCGGGGTCGGTCACGCAGGATCTCGTGCGCAAAAGTCACGATATCGGTCTGCGGATCGTGCCGCTGGGGGCTGGGGCAGCGCTCGAGCCGATTATTCCAGCCTGGCCGCCGCTAAGGGCGTTGGCCGAGGCGGTGCTGATCACCAGCGCGGCGACGCTGCTGGCGGCAGGGCTTGATCGGATCATCGAGGTCACGAACCTTGCGCTCGTCTTCTTAACCGGCGTGCTGCTGGTTTCGGTCCGGCGCGGCTTGGGGGCATCGCTGTTTGCGGCGGTGCTTTCGGTTCTGGCCTATAACTTCCTGTTCCTGCCGCCGCTCTACACCTTCACCATCGCCGATCCCGCCAATGTGGTAGCGTTGGTGGCCTTCTTCGTGACGGCCCTGGTGACGAGCAATCTTGCCGCGCGGACGCGGGCCCAAGGGACGGTGGCGGCGCAACGGGCGAAGGTGACGGCGGACCTTTACAGCTTCAGCCGCAAGCTGGCCGCCATCGGGACGATGGACGATCTTTTGTGGGCGATTTCCCATCAAATCGCGGCAATGCTGCGCGTGCATACGGTGGTTTTGCTGCCCGAAGGGGGGCGGCTCGTGGTGCGCGCGGGCTATCCGCCGGAAGACGAGCTTGATGCCGCCGATCTTGCGGCGGCGGAATGGGCATTCGGCAAGGGGCAGGAGACGGGACGCGATTCCGATACGCTCCCCGGTGCCCGTTGGCTGTTCCTACCGTTGCGGACGGAGCGCGAAACCCTGGGCGTGCTGGGGCTGGACCGGGCGGAGCGGGGGCGCCCGATTCTCTCCCAAGACGAGCGCCGCTTGTTGATCGCCCTTGCGGATCAGGCGGCGATTGCCATCGAACGCATCACGCTAGCGGGGGCCGTCGATGAAGCCCGGCTGCTGGCAGAGACGGAGAAGCTGCGCGCGGCGTTGTTGACGTCCATTTCCCACGATCTGCGCACGCCGCTTGCCACCATCATCGGGTCGGTCACCGCCCTGCGCCGCTTCGGCCCGCAGGTGGCGGAGGTGGCGCGCGACGAGTTGCTTGAAACCGTGCAGACGGAGGCCGAGCGGCTGAACCGGTTCGTCGGCAATCTCTTGGATATGATGCGCCTTGAGGCCGGGGCCTTGGCGCCCAAGCAGGAGCTATTCGACCTTGCCGAAGGCGTCGGCACGGCCCTGGCGCGTACCAAGGCGCTGCTGGCCCAGCACCGCATCGAAACCGACCTGCCCGACGATCTGCCGATGGTGCGGCTCGACCATGTGCTGTTCGAACAGGTGCTGGTGAACCTTTTGGACAATGCTGCCAAATATGCCCCGCCCGGCACCCGCATCCGCCTTGCGGCTGCGCGCGTGGCGGCAGGGATCGAACTGCGGGTGGAGGATGAAGGTCCCGGCATTCCGCCCGATCAGCGCGGCTCGATCTTCGATCGGTTCCAGCGGCTCGATATGAGCGATGCCGCGCCGGGCGGGTCGGGCCTGGGGCTTGCCATCTGCCGGGGCTTTATTGACGCGATGGGCGGCGCTATTGAAGCCCAGGCCGCGCCCGGTGGCGGGGCCGCCTTCGTGATTTCCCTACCCGCGAGCTTGATCGATGTCTCCCCCCATCGCGACTAA
- a CDS encoding response regulator, with protein sequence MSPPIATNPRATLLVVDDEPAIRRFLRTSLAAQDYTIIEAETAAEGLAAARRPGVDLLILDLGLPDRDGLDVIAELRMTSALPIIVLSSRGEERSKVDALDLGADDYIVKPFSIEELLARIRVALRHRLQSQGAAEVFTLDALSIDLFHRRVLLAGEEVKLSPKEWGILAELAKHPGRVLTHKHLLKAVWGHEDGADVQYLRVYMRQLRQKLRDPADQPRYLLTEAGVGYRLAVT encoded by the coding sequence ATGTCTCCCCCCATCGCGACTAACCCGCGCGCAACCTTGCTGGTGGTGGATGATGAACCCGCCATTCGCCGGTTTTTGCGCACCAGCCTTGCGGCGCAAGACTATACGATCATCGAAGCGGAAACGGCGGCAGAAGGGCTGGCGGCGGCGCGGCGACCGGGGGTTGATCTGCTGATCCTCGATCTTGGCCTGCCCGACCGCGATGGGCTGGATGTCATCGCCGAATTGCGCATGACCAGCGCCCTGCCCATCATTGTGCTGTCCAGCCGGGGGGAGGAGCGCAGCAAGGTCGATGCCCTAGACCTGGGGGCGGATGATTACATCGTCAAACCCTTCAGCATCGAAGAATTGCTGGCGCGCATCCGCGTTGCCCTGCGCCACCGGCTACAAAGTCAGGGCGCGGCAGAGGTTTTTACCCTGGACGCGCTCAGCATCGACTTGTTTCACCGCCGTGTGCTGCTGGCGGGGGAGGAGGTGAAACTATCGCCGAAAGAATGGGGCATTCTGGCCGAACTCGCTAAGCACCCGGGCCGGGTTTTGACCCATAAGCATCTGCTGAAAGCCGTTTGGGGGCACGAGGATGGCGCCGACGTGCAGTATCTGCGCGTCTACATGCGGCAATTACGCCAGAAGCTGCGCGATCCTGCCGATCAGCCACGCTATCTGCTGACCGAGGCCGGGGTAGGCTATCGCTTGGCGGTAACCTGA
- a CDS encoding MotA/TolQ/ExbB proton channel family protein, with translation MDAPVTGHSLSFVGLFLQADSVVKTVMVLLALASVWGWAVILETFRRLWVAQRSLAPFETGAVVPLAEVAQRPVGAAQRVLAVGLKLVQQERGHAASLVRDHLISAMRVQLGREVRALDRRLPVLATISSSAPFIGLFGTVWGIMNSFTAIASARDTSLATVAPGIAEALLATAMGLVAAIPAVIGYNLLAAAIGRFSARSQAVIADAALKLTRAPTPASQEAA, from the coding sequence GTGGACGCACCCGTGACCGGTCACAGCCTGTCGTTCGTTGGGCTGTTCCTGCAGGCGGATAGCGTCGTTAAAACGGTGATGGTCCTGCTCGCCCTTGCGTCCGTTTGGGGCTGGGCGGTCATTCTGGAAACTTTCCGCCGCCTGTGGGTCGCGCAGCGGAGCCTTGCGCCGTTCGAAACCGGCGCCGTCGTGCCGCTTGCCGAGGTCGCGCAGCGCCCGGTCGGGGCGGCGCAACGGGTGCTGGCAGTGGGGCTGAAGCTGGTGCAGCAGGAACGCGGGCATGCCGCCAGCCTCGTGCGTGATCATCTGATCAGCGCCATGCGCGTGCAATTGGGCCGCGAAGTGCGGGCGCTCGACCGCCGCTTACCGGTACTGGCGACGATTTCTTCTTCCGCCCCATTCATCGGTCTGTTCGGTACCGTTTGGGGCATCATGAACAGCTTCACGGCGATTGCCAGTGCGCGCGATACAAGCCTTGCCACCGTGGCGCCGGGGATTGCCGAAGCTCTGCTGGCAACGGCGATGGGCCTTGTCGCCGCCATTCCCGCCGTCATCGGCTACAATCTGTTGGCGGCGGCGATTGGCCGGTTTTCGGCGCGCAGCCAGGCGGTGATTGCCGATGCGGCGTTGAAGCTGACCCGTGCCCCGACCCCGGCCAGTCAGGAAGCGGCATAA
- a CDS encoding ExbD/TolR family protein, with product MAGGLLPSGGGEDADGLPPVADINITPLVDVMLVLLIIFMVAAPMLVAGVPVELPSSQAAQITPPAPPITVSVDAQGQVFLDHEPLPKELLSARLKALAAADKTRPVYVRGDKNLSYGVIADLMGQVGASGFNRVALLTEQPRP from the coding sequence ATGGCCGGTGGACTCTTGCCCAGCGGCGGCGGGGAGGATGCGGACGGTCTGCCGCCCGTTGCCGATATCAATATCACCCCACTGGTCGATGTGATGCTGGTGCTGCTGATCATCTTCATGGTCGCGGCACCGATGCTGGTAGCGGGCGTGCCGGTCGAACTCCCCAGCAGCCAAGCCGCGCAGATTACCCCGCCCGCGCCGCCGATCACCGTGTCGGTCGATGCGCAAGGGCAGGTGTTCCTCGATCACGAACCTTTGCCGAAAGAGCTTCTCTCCGCCCGCCTCAAGGCCCTTGCCGCCGCCGATAAGACCCGCCCGGTCTATGTGCGCGGCGATAAAAACCTGTCCTATGGCGTAATCGCCGATCTGATGGGGCAGGTGGGGGCTTCGGGCTTTAACCGCGTTGCCCTTCTGACCGAACAACCCCGACCGTAG
- a CDS encoding energy transducer TonB family protein codes for MAKAFVASFTLHAAAVGLLIWATPDPQMQPVEAPQLIELQPLAMLSEAPPPAPAEPPPEPVKVETPPEPTPVEPTPVAVAEVPPPPEPPPLDLPLPEPPPELKPEELIRSATPPVADLPPPPPPLPPKPAPKPKPIVAKSPPAVPKPPQAVIPAAQPVGEPVPQAAPSPVVARDPAPVVAAAPPAPPAPDSDYISKLSSWLARHKPDAGRTMRGQRQGEVLVEFTLRRDGSVLGKRLVQSSGNETLDKAALEMIDRANPMPAMPASFAAETWTLVIPVNFQLR; via the coding sequence ATGGCCAAAGCGTTTGTTGCCTCCTTTACGCTGCATGCGGCAGCGGTCGGCTTGCTGATCTGGGCGACCCCCGATCCGCAAATGCAGCCTGTTGAAGCGCCGCAATTGATCGAGTTGCAGCCGCTTGCCATGCTGTCGGAAGCGCCGCCGCCCGCACCCGCCGAGCCGCCGCCAGAGCCGGTTAAGGTCGAAACGCCGCCGGAACCGACGCCCGTGGAACCAACGCCAGTAGCAGTGGCCGAGGTGCCTCCGCCCCCCGAACCGCCGCCCTTGGACCTACCGTTGCCGGAACCGCCGCCCGAGCTGAAGCCGGAAGAGTTGATCCGCAGTGCAACGCCGCCCGTCGCGGATTTACCGCCGCCACCGCCACCGCTGCCGCCAAAACCGGCGCCCAAGCCGAAGCCTATCGTCGCGAAATCGCCGCCCGCCGTGCCGAAGCCTCCGCAAGCGGTGATTCCGGCGGCGCAGCCCGTGGGCGAGCCGGTACCTCAGGCCGCGCCGTCGCCCGTTGTTGCGCGTGACCCGGCGCCGGTGGTGGCCGCCGCGCCGCCTGCCCCTCCGGCGCCCGATAGCGATTACATCAGCAAGCTGTCGAGCTGGCTGGCCCGCCATAAGCCCGACGCCGGGCGCACGATGCGCGGTCAGCGGCAGGGGGAGGTGCTGGTCGAATTCACCCTGCGCCGCGACGGGAGTGTGCTGGGGAAGAGGCTAGTGCAATCGTCGGGCAACGAGACGCTGGACAAGGCGGCGCTGGAGATGATCGACCGCGCCAACCCGATGCCAGCCATGCCTGCGTCTTTCGCTGCCGAAACCTGGACCCTGGTTATTCCCGTGAATTTCCAATTGCGGTAA